Proteins co-encoded in one Helicoverpa zea isolate HzStark_Cry1AcR chromosome 18, ilHelZeax1.1, whole genome shotgun sequence genomic window:
- the LOC124638891 gene encoding uncharacterized protein LOC124638891 yields MGCYCVFVIIFCVFILSADCKNLFGPRGDGPSDNFSRHEKPTIKEKPRRNVVTIPTYGIYLIGFTMLIMLLAIIGLSVALYLLRNNKQLFGPNVNSKQYVRQESTGVVPLYNSNYDENNKNNGSTLTVNSGVIEISESRISEPDTPVRIEEAKITFTKKPINPIVPVMPRGQMDAICKEVLKRVQKTDSASFRDLNELLNIKNEEKSEDKCDVVEESPKELKEEENIESKIKAFDKIEVQKSKLEMEVATKPEPEKESKIEIEKDVKEEKESKPTNEIENKLQLEEKNEGPIEITKVEIDKSAEVSDSETEYDTVPSPIPYRHSGPDVEIDDGFQLYDLPPRRSHEGVLKNLIQMDQDSQYLLAISTEGLDACYVNAKTPKLN; encoded by the exons ATGGGGTGTTACTGTGTTtttgtgattatattttgtgtttttattttaagtgcTGATTGTAAAAATCTTTTTGGACCTAGAGGAGATGGACCTTCTGACA ATTTTAGTCGTCACGAGAAACCTACTATTAAAGAGAAACCTCGGCGAAATGTCGTCACAATACCAACTTATGGAATATACTTGATCGGATTCACAATGCTCATAATGCTTCTAGCTATAATTGGATTATCAGTGGCATTGTACTTACTCCGCaataacaaacaattatttGGACCAAATGTCAACAGCAAACAGTACGTAAGACAAGAGTCTACAGGAGTTGTACCACTATACAATAGCAATTAtgatgaaaataacaaaaacaatgggAGCACACTAACTGTCAACAGTGGTGTCATAGAAATAAGTGAGTCTAGAATAAGTGAACCAGACACTCCCGTACGTATAGAAGAGGCCAAAATAACGTTCACGAAGAAGCCTATTAATCCTATAGTCCCGGTAATGCCTCGTGGACAAATGGACGCAATTTGTAAAGAAGTTTTGAAACGAGTGCAGAAAACTGATTCCGCTAGTTTCAGGGATTTGAACGAACTTTTGAATATAAAGAATGAAGAAAAGTCTGAGGACAAATGTGATGTAGTGGAGGAATCTCCAAAAGAACTCAAAGAAGAAGAGAATATTGAATCAAAAATTAAAGCATTCGATAAAATCGAAGTTCAAAAATCCAAACTAGAAATGGAGGTCGCAACAAAACCAGAACCCGAAAAAGAGtctaaaattgaaattgaaaaagatGTTAAGGAGGAGAAAGAAAGTAAACCAAccaatgaaattgaaaataaattgcaacTCGAAGAAAAAAATGAAGGGCCAATTGAAATAACTAAAGTAGAAATTGATAAATCAGCAGAAGTCAGCGACTCGGAGACTGAATATGACACAGTTCCTAGTCCTATTCCGTACAGACATTCTGGTCCTGATGTTGAAATCGATGATGGTTTCCAATTATATGATCTTCCACCTAGAAGGAGTCATGAGGGAGTTCTTAAAAATCTAATTCAAATGGACCAAGATAGTCAGTATCTTTTAGCAATTTCAACTGAAGGATTAGATGCCTGTTATGTCAACGCCAAAAcaccaaaattaaattag